One genomic window of Actinoplanes lobatus includes the following:
- a CDS encoding phthalyl amidase: MIVRRAVVVAALFAGILTGAPATAAPEPCTAPVPSDTKPGYLVADPDCGLDGTPFTALPGARTHTGIKDGAAYRIEVPNRWNGRLVVYAHGYRGTGTTVYVSDPDLRQHYVDRGFAWAASSYATNGYDVAQGVSDTYALVGLFRELTGKRPGKVYITGVSMGGHVTGVAIERYPRTFAGAMPMCGVLGDVELFDYFLDANVTAAALAGVPIEFPLHPDAGYPARFAGQVGRIRAALTGTAAGATWSDVVERRSGGERPGFPAALAYWNAATQGGLPFLFSLYPGLNGGTAGMAEGNLTDNRRTLYRSTDGRRLTPEEKRLNAEVLRVGRTATTGVPRIAGRPSIPVLSLHGIGDLFVPFSMEQEYAREAAANGRSRLFVSRAVRDVAHCGFTQAEQRRGFDDLVTWVERGHRPAGDAILDRRTVAAASFGCRFTEGVRAAYANLPCP; encoded by the coding sequence ATGATCGTCCGCCGTGCCGTAGTCGTCGCCGCGCTGTTCGCCGGCATCCTCACCGGTGCGCCGGCCACGGCCGCGCCCGAACCCTGCACCGCGCCCGTGCCGAGCGACACGAAGCCCGGCTATCTGGTCGCCGACCCGGACTGTGGACTGGACGGCACCCCGTTCACCGCGCTGCCCGGCGCCCGTACGCACACCGGGATCAAAGACGGCGCGGCGTACCGGATCGAGGTTCCGAACCGGTGGAACGGCCGGCTGGTGGTCTACGCGCACGGCTACCGGGGCACCGGGACGACCGTCTACGTGTCCGATCCGGACCTGCGGCAGCACTACGTCGACCGTGGGTTCGCGTGGGCGGCGTCCAGCTACGCGACCAACGGCTACGACGTGGCGCAGGGCGTCTCGGACACGTACGCGCTGGTCGGCCTGTTCCGGGAGCTCACCGGGAAACGGCCGGGGAAGGTCTACATCACCGGTGTGTCGATGGGCGGGCACGTCACCGGCGTGGCGATCGAGCGGTACCCACGTACCTTCGCCGGGGCCATGCCGATGTGCGGGGTGCTCGGCGACGTCGAGTTGTTCGACTACTTCCTGGACGCGAACGTCACGGCGGCGGCCCTCGCGGGTGTGCCGATCGAGTTCCCGCTGCACCCGGACGCCGGATATCCGGCCCGTTTCGCGGGACAGGTCGGCCGGATCCGCGCAGCGCTCACCGGCACGGCCGCCGGGGCCACCTGGTCCGATGTGGTGGAACGGCGCAGTGGCGGCGAACGGCCCGGCTTCCCGGCGGCGCTCGCCTACTGGAACGCGGCCACCCAGGGCGGGCTGCCGTTCCTGTTCAGCCTCTACCCGGGCCTGAACGGCGGCACGGCCGGGATGGCGGAGGGCAATCTGACCGACAACCGGCGGACCCTCTACCGCTCCACCGACGGAAGGCGGCTCACACCGGAGGAGAAGCGCCTCAACGCGGAGGTGCTGCGGGTCGGCCGGACCGCGACGACCGGAGTGCCGCGCATCGCCGGCCGGCCGTCGATCCCGGTGCTGTCGCTGCACGGCATCGGCGACCTGTTCGTGCCGTTCTCGATGGAGCAGGAGTACGCCCGCGAGGCCGCCGCGAACGGCCGCTCCCGCCTCTTCGTCTCCCGCGCCGTCCGGGACGTGGCGCACTGCGGCTTCACCCAGGCCGAACAACGCCGCGGCTTCGACGACCTGGTCACCTGGGTCGAGCGGGGCCACCGCCCGGCGGGTGACGCGATCCTGGACCGGCGCACGGTCGCTGCCGCGTCCTTCGGCTGCCGTTTCACCGAGGGGGTACGCGCGGCGTACGCGAACCTGCCCTGCCCGTAA
- a CDS encoding proline dehydrogenase family protein, with translation MSEIAEETIALVRRWLREAADVPVGGSAAQLAGVLRDPKGLAFTVGFVDGVVRPEDLRVSARALSALAKDVPGFLPAHLRLAVKTGGALAPVMPGVVVPIARRALRHMVGHLIVDATDARLGKAIKRIRGRNVRLNVNLLGEAVLGRGEASQRLKNTERLLARPDVDYVSIKVSSTVAPHNPWAFDEAVADIVEQLTPLFTLAAKTGKFVNLDMEEYKDLDLTIAVFTRLLDRPDLLGLEAGIVLQAYLPDALSAMIRLQEWSAARRERGGAGIKVRLVKGANLPMERVEAELHGWPVATCDSKQATDTNYKRVLGYALHPDRIRNVRLGVAGHNLFDVAYAWILAGERGVRDGIEFEMLLGMAEGQAEAVRREVGGLLLYTPVVRPEQFDVAIAYLIRRLEEGASADNFMSAVFELHSDSALFARERDRFLASLDDLADNDPADNDLDGKVPAPHRVTDRYAAVPRSEPGLFVNTPDTDPAVAVHRDRARAILGRVERSTLGLDLPRITDREHLDEALEKAAAAHWGAIDRRAVLHAVGVALEEHRDTLLEVMAAEAGKTIDQADPEVSEAVDFAHYYAELSAELDGTDGATPVPARLTLVTPPWNFPVAIPAGSVLAALAAGSSVVLKPAGPAERCGTVLAGILRDALSSAGADPNLVTLLQVDEGALGRELIAHPLVDRVILTGAYETAELFRSFRADLPLLAETSGKNAIIVTPSADLDLAVKDVVSSAFGHAGQKCSAASLVVLVGSVAKSQRFRTQLLDAVSSLDVGYPSDPRTQVGPLVEPAAGKLLDGLTTLGAGERWLLEPRKLDDSGKLWSPGVRDGVRRGSAYHRTEYFGPILGIMTADTLDEAIDLVNEVDFGLTSGLHSLDETEVRTWLDRVQAGNLYVNRGITGAIVRRQPFGGWKRSAVGPGTKAGGPNYLTGLTGWAPRPASATAEVTHPGVRVLLADARALLTAEQVASVERAARSDAAFDFRTPTDVSGLQAERNVFRYLPTPVTVRFAAGAPLADLVRVLAAGLLTGADVHVSTAEPLPDALAARCRSITVEDDAAFAAGLSAGRVRLIGGDGAALAAATGGRPDLAVWSGPVTEAGRVELLPFLREQAVSVTAHRFGNPLTLAADVL, from the coding sequence ATGTCTGAGATCGCCGAAGAGACGATCGCCCTTGTCCGGCGCTGGCTGCGCGAGGCCGCGGACGTCCCGGTCGGCGGTTCGGCCGCGCAGCTCGCCGGCGTGCTGCGCGACCCGAAGGGCCTGGCCTTCACCGTCGGCTTCGTCGACGGCGTCGTCCGCCCCGAGGACCTGCGGGTCAGCGCCCGCGCGCTGTCCGCCCTGGCCAAGGACGTGCCCGGCTTCCTCCCGGCGCACCTGCGCCTGGCCGTGAAGACCGGCGGCGCGCTGGCCCCGGTGATGCCCGGGGTGGTCGTCCCGATCGCCCGCCGCGCCCTGCGCCACATGGTCGGCCACCTCATCGTCGACGCCACCGACGCCCGCCTCGGCAAGGCGATCAAGCGGATCCGCGGGCGCAACGTCCGGCTCAACGTGAACCTGCTCGGCGAGGCCGTCCTGGGCCGTGGCGAGGCGTCGCAGCGGTTGAAGAACACCGAGCGCCTGCTGGCCCGCCCCGACGTCGACTACGTGTCGATCAAGGTGTCGTCGACGGTCGCCCCGCACAACCCGTGGGCCTTCGACGAGGCGGTCGCCGACATCGTCGAGCAGCTCACCCCGCTTTTCACACTGGCCGCGAAGACCGGCAAGTTCGTCAACCTGGACATGGAGGAGTACAAGGACCTCGACCTCACGATCGCGGTCTTCACCCGTCTCCTGGACCGGCCTGATCTGCTCGGGCTGGAGGCCGGCATCGTGCTCCAGGCCTACCTGCCGGACGCGCTGAGCGCCATGATCCGCCTCCAGGAGTGGTCGGCGGCGCGCCGCGAGCGCGGGGGAGCGGGCATCAAGGTCCGCCTGGTCAAGGGCGCCAACCTGCCGATGGAGCGGGTCGAGGCGGAACTGCACGGCTGGCCGGTCGCGACCTGCGACAGCAAGCAGGCCACCGACACCAACTACAAGCGTGTCCTCGGCTATGCGCTGCACCCGGACCGGATCCGCAACGTCCGCCTCGGGGTGGCCGGGCACAACCTGTTCGATGTCGCGTACGCCTGGATCCTGGCCGGTGAGCGTGGCGTGCGCGACGGCATCGAGTTCGAGATGCTGCTCGGCATGGCCGAAGGCCAGGCCGAGGCGGTCCGGCGCGAGGTCGGCGGTCTGCTGCTCTACACCCCGGTGGTACGCCCGGAGCAGTTCGACGTGGCCATCGCCTACCTGATCCGCCGGCTGGAGGAGGGCGCCAGCGCCGACAACTTCATGTCCGCGGTCTTCGAGCTGCACTCCGACTCGGCCCTGTTCGCCCGGGAGCGGGACCGCTTCCTGGCGTCTCTCGACGACCTCGCCGACAACGACCCCGCCGACAACGACCTCGACGGCAAGGTGCCGGCGCCGCACCGGGTCACCGACCGGTACGCGGCCGTGCCCCGTTCCGAGCCCGGACTGTTCGTCAACACCCCGGACACCGACCCCGCCGTGGCCGTGCACCGTGATCGTGCCCGGGCGATCCTCGGCCGGGTCGAGCGCTCCACGCTGGGCCTGGACCTGCCCCGGATCACCGACCGCGAGCACCTGGACGAGGCGCTGGAGAAGGCCGCCGCCGCGCACTGGGGCGCCATCGACCGCCGCGCCGTCCTGCACGCCGTCGGCGTCGCCCTGGAGGAGCACCGGGACACCCTGCTCGAGGTGATGGCGGCCGAGGCCGGCAAGACCATCGACCAGGCCGACCCGGAGGTGTCCGAGGCGGTCGACTTCGCCCACTACTACGCCGAGCTGTCGGCCGAACTGGACGGCACCGACGGCGCCACCCCGGTCCCGGCCCGGCTCACCCTGGTCACGCCGCCGTGGAACTTCCCGGTCGCGATCCCGGCCGGCTCGGTGCTGGCCGCCCTGGCCGCCGGTTCCTCGGTCGTCCTCAAGCCGGCCGGACCGGCCGAGCGCTGCGGCACCGTGCTCGCCGGCATCCTGCGGGACGCACTCTCCTCGGCGGGCGCCGACCCGAACCTGGTCACCCTGCTCCAGGTCGACGAGGGCGCGCTGGGCCGGGAGCTGATCGCCCACCCGCTCGTCGACCGGGTGATCCTGACCGGCGCGTACGAGACCGCCGAACTGTTCCGCTCGTTCCGCGCCGACCTGCCGCTGCTCGCCGAGACCAGTGGCAAGAACGCGATCATCGTGACCCCGAGCGCCGACCTGGACCTGGCCGTGAAGGACGTCGTGTCGTCGGCGTTCGGTCACGCCGGGCAGAAGTGCTCGGCCGCGTCCCTGGTGGTGCTGGTCGGCAGCGTGGCGAAATCGCAGCGGTTCCGTACCCAGCTGCTCGACGCGGTCTCCTCACTGGACGTCGGCTACCCGTCCGACCCGCGTACCCAGGTCGGCCCGCTGGTCGAGCCGGCCGCCGGCAAACTGCTCGACGGGCTCACCACGCTCGGCGCCGGCGAGCGCTGGCTGCTCGAGCCCCGCAAGCTCGACGACTCCGGGAAGCTGTGGAGCCCCGGCGTCCGGGACGGGGTGCGCCGCGGGTCGGCCTACCACCGCACCGAGTACTTCGGCCCGATCCTCGGCATCATGACCGCGGACACCCTGGACGAGGCGATCGACCTGGTCAACGAGGTCGACTTCGGTCTCACCTCGGGCCTGCACTCGCTCGACGAGACCGAGGTCCGCACCTGGCTGGACCGGGTCCAGGCCGGCAACCTGTACGTCAACCGCGGCATCACCGGCGCCATCGTCCGGCGGCAGCCGTTCGGCGGCTGGAAGCGCTCGGCGGTCGGCCCCGGCACCAAGGCCGGCGGTCCGAACTACCTGACCGGGCTCACCGGCTGGGCGCCCCGCCCGGCGTCCGCGACGGCCGAGGTCACCCATCCCGGCGTACGGGTCCTGCTCGCCGACGCGCGCGCCCTGCTCACCGCCGAGCAGGTCGCCTCGGTGGAACGGGCCGCCCGCAGCGACGCCGCCTTCGACTTCCGTACGCCCACGGACGTCTCCGGCCTCCAGGCGGAACGCAACGTGTTCCGCTACCTGCCCACTCCGGTCACCGTCCGGTTCGCGGCCGGCGCCCCGCTCGCCGACCTGGTCCGGGTACTGGCCGCCGGCCTGCTCACCGGCGCCGACGTGCACGTCTCCACCGCGGAGCCGCTGCCGGACGCGCTGGCCGCGCGGTGCCGTTCGATCACCGTCGAGGACGACGCGGCCTTCGCCGCGGGACTCTCCGCGGGACGGGTCCGGCTGATCGGCGGCGACGGTGCGGCGCTGGCCGCGGCCACCGGCGGGCGGCCCGACCTGGCGGTCTGGTCCGGTCCGGTGACCGAGGCCGGGCGGGTGGAGCTGCTGCCCTTCCTGCGCGAGCAGGCGGTCAGCGTGACGGCCCACCGCTTCGGAAATCCGCTCACCCTCGCTGCCGACGTCCTCTAG
- a CDS encoding LysR family transcriptional regulator, with translation MLEIRRLVLLRELAIRGTIAAVADALNFTPSAVSQQLSQLEKETGMQLLRKAGRRVQLTPQAEVLVASVGEVLDTLERAEARLQAAATRVTGRVRVAVFQSAALAFMPATLRAMASLHPDVRVEMTQREPEEALRETWARDFDMVIAEQYPAHAAPHHPGLDRRNLTTDAIRLALPPVPESLHPVDSLITARHMPWVMEPRGAASRHFAEQVCRLAGFEPDVRYETADLQAHMRLVESGNAVALIPDLIWAGRSTPARLLELDGAPRRTIFTAQRLAGSASPAARAFRDILEQAVRQSAAPS, from the coding sequence ATGCTGGAGATTCGCCGCCTCGTCCTGCTCCGCGAACTGGCCATCCGCGGCACCATCGCGGCCGTCGCCGACGCGCTGAACTTCACCCCGTCCGCCGTGTCACAGCAGCTCAGCCAGCTGGAAAAGGAGACCGGTATGCAGCTGCTGCGCAAGGCCGGCCGCCGGGTGCAGCTCACCCCCCAGGCCGAGGTGCTGGTCGCGTCGGTCGGGGAGGTGCTGGACACCCTGGAACGTGCCGAGGCCCGCCTCCAGGCCGCGGCCACCCGGGTCACCGGCCGGGTCCGGGTCGCCGTCTTCCAGTCGGCGGCGCTCGCCTTCATGCCGGCCACGCTGCGGGCCATGGCATCACTACACCCCGACGTCCGGGTGGAGATGACCCAGCGCGAACCCGAGGAGGCGCTGCGCGAGACCTGGGCCCGCGACTTCGACATGGTCATCGCCGAGCAATACCCGGCGCACGCCGCCCCGCACCATCCCGGCCTGGACCGCCGGAACCTGACCACCGACGCGATCCGGCTGGCCCTACCCCCGGTGCCCGAATCGCTGCACCCGGTCGACTCCCTGATCACGGCCCGGCACATGCCGTGGGTGATGGAGCCGCGCGGCGCCGCCTCCCGCCACTTCGCCGAACAGGTGTGCCGCCTGGCCGGCTTCGAACCGGACGTGCGCTACGAGACCGCCGACCTCCAGGCACACATGCGGCTCGTCGAGTCCGGAAACGCGGTCGCCCTCATCCCGGACCTCATCTGGGCGGGCCGGAGCACCCCGGCGCGCCTGCTGGAACTGGACGGCGCTCCGCGGCGCACCATCTTCACCGCCCAGCGCCTGGCCGGTTCGGCATCACCGGCGGCCCGCGCCTTCCGCGACATCCTCGAACAGGCCGTCCGGCAGTCCGCCGCGCCCTCTTGA
- a CDS encoding HNH endonuclease signature motif containing protein, translated as MTTGSLNAEATHPGTAPTETASRALVGLAGDCAALRLTPLSQPELLEFLDDVHTAQQLLQAAVLHAVQEAGRRSIPADQGAPSARAWLRGVLRISPGAAGRLLAQAEMVDRNPELDAAVADGRVNAEQLAAITMALTELPDDLSPQIRGEAAATLAGWAPHLDPIGLRTAGRRILHHVAPDIAEAVEGRWLHRQEREAHAHRHVTLSPLGDGRVRLRGILDSEAAAIVSAALDPLCKPDSVTGSSTTGSGVTGSGVTGLADTAGSAGTGSTAGSAGTGSTVGSAGSVGSAGSVGSVGSAGSAGSGSAAHPASTGFAGGLVAAELVSTGEARTPGQRRADALVEVCRLVLSGGALPGNGGDRPQIAITVEYDVLRRQLRSGTLDSGEPVSAATVRRLACDARVLPLILDGEGQILDAGRTRRTATGTLRQAINVRDAGCTFPGCDRPARWCDAHHIVSWADGGPTDIANLTLLCGHHHRLIHDEAGWQIRVASDGRPEFLPPSWLDQDRRPRRNQYHRRT; from the coding sequence ATGACCACCGGATCGCTGAACGCCGAAGCCACCCACCCCGGGACGGCTCCGACGGAGACCGCTTCCCGGGCGCTCGTCGGCCTGGCGGGCGACTGCGCTGCCCTGCGTCTGACGCCGTTGTCCCAGCCGGAGTTGCTCGAGTTTCTCGACGACGTGCACACCGCCCAGCAGTTGTTGCAGGCAGCCGTGCTGCACGCCGTCCAGGAGGCTGGCCGGCGCAGCATCCCCGCCGACCAGGGCGCCCCATCGGCCCGGGCCTGGCTGCGTGGCGTGCTCCGGATCAGCCCAGGCGCCGCCGGCCGGTTGCTCGCCCAAGCCGAGATGGTCGACCGCAATCCCGAACTCGACGCGGCCGTCGCCGACGGCCGGGTAAATGCCGAACAACTCGCCGCGATCACCATGGCGCTCACCGAATTGCCCGATGACCTGAGCCCGCAGATCCGTGGCGAAGCAGCGGCCACACTGGCCGGCTGGGCGCCCCACCTCGACCCCATCGGGCTGCGGACCGCCGGTCGCCGGATTCTGCATCATGTCGCCCCCGACATCGCCGAAGCCGTGGAAGGCCGATGGCTGCACCGGCAGGAGCGTGAGGCCCACGCGCATCGCCACGTAACGCTCAGCCCGCTCGGCGACGGCCGCGTCCGCCTGCGCGGCATCCTGGACAGCGAGGCCGCCGCCATCGTCTCCGCGGCCCTGGACCCGCTGTGCAAACCGGACAGCGTCACGGGCTCCTCGACTACCGGTTCCGGAGTCACCGGTTCCGGAGTCACCGGTTTGGCAGACACCGCTGGTTCCGCTGGTACCGGCTCCACTGCTGGTTCTGCTGGCACCGGCTCCACCGTTGGCTCGGCTGGCTCCGTTGGCTCGGCTGGCTCCGTTGGCTCCGTTGGCTCCGCTGGCTCCGCTGGCTCCGGCTCTGCCGCTCATCCTGCGAGCACCGGTTTCGCTGGTGGTCTTGTCGCCGCCGAACTCGTCTCCACCGGTGAGGCCCGCACGCCGGGCCAGCGCCGTGCGGATGCCCTGGTCGAGGTGTGCCGGCTGGTTCTGTCCGGGGGAGCGCTACCGGGCAACGGCGGCGACCGTCCGCAGATCGCGATCACCGTCGAGTACGACGTCCTTCGACGGCAACTGCGCTCCGGCACGCTCGACTCCGGTGAACCCGTTTCCGCCGCCACCGTGCGACGCCTCGCCTGCGACGCCCGGGTCCTACCGCTGATCCTCGACGGTGAAGGCCAGATCCTCGACGCCGGTCGCACTCGCCGCACCGCCACCGGCACGCTCCGGCAAGCTATCAACGTCCGCGATGCGGGCTGCACCTTCCCCGGCTGCGACCGCCCCGCTCGCTGGTGCGACGCCCACCACATCGTCAGCTGGGCAGACGGCGGGCCAACCGACATCGCCAACCTGACTCTTCTCTGCGGCCACCACCATCGCCTTATCCATGACGAGGCCGGCTGGCAGATCCGCGTCGCCTCGGACGGCCGCCCGGAGTTCTTGCCTCCGAGCTGGCTGGACCAAGATCGCCGCCCCCGCCGCAACCAGTACCACCGGCGAACGTGA
- the uppS gene encoding polyprenyl diphosphate synthase, translating to MLTSLRNVAYALYTRRLRAQLDPANLPRHLAMVMDGNRRWARQMGFDDPRIGHRYGAEHLDEVLGWCTETGIRHVTVFVASVDNVRKRDAGEVGNLMLMIEQVVAERLARPASPWRVHLAGRLDVLPDTTRHALKLAEAATRDTAAEFHLNIAIGYDGREEIVNAFRSLLEEDSRAGYGIDDIAQRLTADRISAHLYTGGQPDPDLVIRTSGERRLSGFLVWQAAYSELHFCDVYWPGFRKVDFLRALRSYAARNRRFGA from the coding sequence ATGCTGACGTCGCTGAGAAACGTGGCCTACGCGCTCTACACCCGGCGCCTGCGCGCCCAACTCGACCCGGCGAACCTGCCCCGGCATCTGGCCATGGTGATGGACGGCAACCGCCGGTGGGCGCGCCAGATGGGCTTCGACGACCCGAGGATCGGCCACCGATACGGCGCCGAGCACCTCGACGAGGTGCTCGGCTGGTGTACCGAGACCGGCATCCGGCACGTCACCGTCTTCGTGGCATCGGTCGACAACGTCCGCAAACGCGACGCGGGCGAGGTCGGCAACCTGATGCTGATGATCGAGCAGGTGGTCGCCGAGCGGCTGGCCCGCCCGGCCAGCCCGTGGCGGGTACACCTGGCCGGCCGCCTCGACGTCCTGCCGGACACCACCCGGCACGCCCTCAAACTGGCCGAGGCCGCCACCCGGGACACCGCCGCGGAATTCCACCTGAACATCGCGATCGGCTACGACGGCCGCGAGGAGATCGTCAACGCGTTCCGGTCACTGCTGGAGGAGGACTCCCGAGCCGGGTACGGCATCGACGACATAGCCCAGCGCCTGACCGCCGACCGCATCTCGGCCCACCTGTACACCGGCGGCCAGCCCGACCCCGACCTGGTGATCCGCACCAGCGGCGAACGCCGGCTCTCAGGCTTCCTGGTGTGGCAGGCCGCCTACTCGGAACTCCACTTCTGCGACGTCTACTGGCCCGGCTTCCGCAAGGTCGACTTCCTCCGCGCGCTCCGCTCCTACGCCGCCCGCAACCGCCGCTTCGGCGCTTGA
- a CDS encoding maleylpyruvate isomerase N-terminal domain-containing protein, which produces MDYRRTYRSAAIAFADLVSRIPPGRLDTPGLGEWTLRDLLGHTVSSALRQVPTVLADRAPTLLVPGPEFYFALVRSASDEMVAAVRKASTDDARITGAALGDQPATAVSGYIGQATAALAGAGDDDVVATPAGGMRVRDWLPTRTFELVVHGRDVATAAGVPIDLDPDALAETAALAARVAVALGDGETVLGALTGRDTLPAGYSMI; this is translated from the coding sequence ATGGACTACCGCCGCACGTACCGCTCCGCCGCCATCGCCTTCGCCGACCTCGTCTCCCGCATCCCGCCCGGCCGGCTCGACACCCCCGGCCTCGGCGAGTGGACGCTGCGCGACCTGCTCGGCCACACCGTCAGCTCGGCGCTGCGCCAGGTGCCCACGGTCCTCGCCGACCGCGCCCCCACGCTGCTGGTGCCCGGCCCCGAGTTCTACTTCGCCCTGGTCCGGTCGGCCTCCGACGAGATGGTCGCGGCCGTCCGCAAGGCCTCCACCGACGACGCCCGGATCACCGGCGCCGCCCTCGGCGATCAGCCGGCCACCGCGGTCAGCGGCTACATCGGCCAGGCGACCGCCGCACTCGCCGGCGCCGGCGACGACGACGTCGTGGCCACCCCCGCCGGCGGCATGCGGGTCCGGGACTGGCTGCCCACCCGCACCTTCGAGTTGGTGGTGCACGGACGCGACGTGGCCACGGCCGCCGGCGTACCGATCGACCTGGACCCGGACGCCCTCGCCGAGACGGCCGCGCTCGCCGCCCGCGTCGCGGTCGCCCTCGGCGACGGCGAAACCGTGCTGGGCGCGCTCACCGGCCGCGACACCCTTCCGGCGGGTTACTCGATGATCTGA
- a CDS encoding HAD family hydrolase, translating to MLLPLPDGDFKAYLFDCDGTITDSMPAHYRAWCKALGEWGAEFPEELFYAWGGRLVVDIIADLNERQGLRMPVAEVAARREELFQELLPGVAAVPGVLEHIEASYGRIPFGVVSGSTRESVTASLTALGLLDRFEVLVCAGDYARPKPDPEGYLLGARLLGVDPADCLVFEDTDMGVAAAEAAGMGYSRVPPPWER from the coding sequence GTGCTGCTACCCCTGCCGGACGGCGACTTCAAGGCGTACCTGTTCGACTGCGACGGGACGATCACCGACTCGATGCCGGCGCACTACCGGGCCTGGTGCAAGGCGCTCGGCGAGTGGGGTGCGGAGTTCCCGGAGGAGCTGTTCTACGCCTGGGGCGGCCGGCTCGTGGTGGACATCATCGCCGACCTGAACGAGCGGCAGGGCCTGCGCATGCCGGTGGCCGAGGTGGCGGCGCGGCGTGAGGAGCTGTTCCAGGAGCTGCTCCCCGGGGTGGCGGCGGTGCCCGGGGTGCTGGAGCACATCGAGGCGTCGTACGGGCGGATCCCGTTCGGGGTGGTGTCCGGCAGCACCCGCGAGTCGGTGACCGCGTCGCTGACCGCGCTCGGCCTGCTGGACCGGTTCGAGGTGCTGGTGTGCGCCGGGGACTACGCGCGCCCGAAACCGGACCCGGAGGGCTATCTGCTGGGCGCCCGGCTGCTCGGTGTGGACCCGGCGGACTGCCTGGTCTTCGAGGACACCGACATGGGCGTGGCCGCGGCCGAGGCGGCGGGCATGGGATATTCGCGTGTGCCACCGCCGTGGGAGCGATGA
- a CDS encoding class I SAM-dependent methyltransferase — protein sequence MIHQRALEYLLGLQGAALLRSFTEESDPGFGRARVAEMRRLLDRAELDVEPVAVERVSAVDGYRVWSRTYDEPGNGLFPPEEETVHGILGGLPPGTAVDAACGTGRHSEWLAGQGHRVIGVDGSADMLARARERVPSGEFHEAPLERLPIPDAHADIVVCSLALTHVRDLGPVFAEFARVLRPGGHLVVSDVSHELAAIGSVPRARIDGERPALLVDHRHRASDYLGAAVPAGLRVVSCAEPRMSPPVPLDTPAELPDALETGPWDQWPWSLISLTPEVCRAVTGDMPVLIIWHFRRDPDR from the coding sequence ATGATTCATCAGCGGGCGTTGGAGTACCTGCTCGGCCTACAGGGTGCGGCGCTGCTGCGGTCGTTCACCGAGGAGTCCGATCCGGGGTTCGGCCGGGCCCGGGTGGCCGAGATGCGGCGCCTGCTCGACCGGGCCGAGCTGGACGTCGAGCCGGTGGCCGTCGAGCGGGTGTCGGCCGTCGACGGGTACCGGGTGTGGTCGCGGACCTACGACGAGCCGGGCAACGGGCTGTTCCCGCCGGAGGAGGAGACGGTCCACGGCATCCTCGGCGGGCTCCCTCCCGGGACGGCGGTGGACGCGGCCTGCGGCACCGGCCGGCACAGCGAGTGGCTGGCCGGGCAGGGGCACCGGGTGATCGGGGTGGACGGTTCGGCCGACATGCTGGCGCGGGCCCGTGAGCGGGTGCCGTCCGGTGAGTTCCACGAGGCGCCGCTGGAGCGGCTGCCGATCCCGGACGCGCACGCCGACATCGTGGTGTGTTCGCTGGCGCTGACCCACGTACGCGATCTGGGCCCGGTGTTCGCCGAGTTCGCCCGAGTGCTGCGGCCGGGCGGGCATCTGGTGGTCTCGGACGTCTCGCACGAGCTGGCCGCGATCGGCTCGGTGCCCCGGGCGCGCATCGACGGTGAGCGGCCCGCGCTGCTGGTCGACCACCGGCACCGGGCGTCGGACTATCTCGGCGCCGCCGTCCCGGCCGGTCTGCGGGTGGTGTCGTGCGCCGAGCCGCGGATGTCGCCGCCGGTGCCGCTCGACACGCCGGCCGAGCTGCCGGACGCCCTGGAGACCGGGCCGTGGGATCAGTGGCCGTGGTCGCTGATCAGCCTCACCCCCGAGGTGTGCCGTGCGGTGACCGGCGACATGCCCGTACTGATCATCTGGCATTTTCGGCGGGACCCGGATCGATGA
- a CDS encoding Lrp/AsnC family transcriptional regulator codes for MTAVDDIDSAIVRELQANARQTNRDLARAVGVAPSTCLERVRLLRERGVITGFHAEVSLTALGREVQALLHVQVRPLNREVIEGFKAYAAALPEVLSVFVLAGGDDFLVHVAVPSVDGLHAFLMDRFSARREIVGFRSSVIYQHHRNRIIDPGPAENAR; via the coding sequence ATGACGGCCGTGGACGACATTGATTCGGCGATCGTACGGGAACTCCAGGCGAACGCCCGGCAGACCAACCGCGACCTGGCCCGCGCGGTCGGCGTCGCACCGTCGACCTGCCTCGAACGGGTGCGGTTGCTGCGCGAGCGCGGCGTGATCACCGGCTTCCACGCCGAGGTGAGCCTCACCGCGCTCGGCCGCGAGGTCCAGGCGCTGCTGCACGTACAGGTCCGCCCGCTCAACCGGGAGGTGATCGAGGGCTTCAAGGCCTACGCGGCCGCGCTGCCCGAGGTGCTGTCGGTGTTCGTGCTGGCCGGCGGCGACGACTTCCTGGTACACGTCGCGGTGCCCAGCGTGGACGGTCTGCACGCCTTCCTGATGGACCGGTTCTCCGCCCGCCGGGAGATCGTCGGGTTCCGCAGCTCGGTGATCTACCAGCACCACCGCAACCGGATCATCGATCCGGGTCCCGCCGAAAATGCCAGATGA